In Caretta caretta isolate rCarCar2 chromosome 18, rCarCar1.hap1, whole genome shotgun sequence, a single genomic region encodes these proteins:
- the FAAP20 gene encoding Fanconi anemia core complex-associated protein 20 isoform X2: protein MRTLANRDSWFEQQGLSESENMWMLILKTVNPDLKHTSWETVPSLPEFFGQNSENEKNPPKPEVFKVGMKDFPWIPLPSFSKEKALNRRDPSCFHISKSHTEHLMEREDQADQNQLNIAPVVEKISLAVNDDPDENLRMKHSRKSSKLKEKERTERYECNLRTDSTLHFVPASTQSLAKDFCLQQLCKGTVLSEEKNRKENESKGQQSLSQMHQHNVLLGETRSTSAEIKSPVDICKMEGLEEKAEDQRAETLTLDSCPMCLIQFTGTLSQLDIDSHLAKCLSESADDVIW, encoded by the exons ATGAg aacaTTGGCCAACAGAGACTCCTGGTTTGAACAACAAGGATTAAGTGAGTCTGAAAATATGTGGATGCTGATACTGAAGACTGTCAATCCAGATCTAAAACACACAAGCTGGGAAACAGTGCCCAGTTTACCAGAATTTTTTGGACAG AATTCTGAAAATGAGAAGAACCCACCAAAACCAGAAGTCTTTAAGGTTGGAATGAAAGATTTTCCATGGATACCTCTCCCATCTTTCTCCAAAGAAAAAGCTCTTAATAGAAGGGATCCAAGCTGCTTTCACATATCAAAAAGTCACACTGAGCATCTAATGGAAAGGGAGGACCAGGCAGACCAAAACCAGCTAAATATTGCTCCTGTAGTTGAGAAAATATCCCTTGCAGTTAATGATGATCCAGATGAGAACCTAAGAATGAAACACAGCAGAAAAAGttcaaaactgaaagaaaaagaaaggactgAAAGGTATGAATGTAATCTACGTACAGATTCAACACTGCATTTTGTACCAGCATCTACCCAAAGTCTTGCAAAAGATTTTTGCCTTCAACAGCTCTGTAAAGGGACTGTGCTGAGtgaagagaaaaacagaaaagaaaatgaaagcaaagGACAACAGTCACTTTCACAAATGCACCAACATAATGTTTTATTAGGTGAGACCAGATCTACATCTGCAGAAATAAAGTCTCCTGTTGACATCTGCAAAATGGAAGGTCTTGAGGAAAAGGCTGAGGATCAGAGAGCAGAAACTTTAACTCTTGACAGTTGTCCGATGTGTCTAATCCAGTTTACTGGAAC ATTGTCACAGTTGGATATTGATAGCCATCTTGCTAAATGTTTGTCTGAAAGTGCAGATGATGTGATCTGGTAA
- the FAAP20 gene encoding Fanconi anemia core complex-associated protein 20 isoform X3, whose amino-acid sequence MWMLILKTVNPDLKHTSWETVPSLPEFFGQNSENEKNPPKPEVFKVGMKDFPWIPLPSFSKEKALNRRDPSCFHISKSHTEHLMEREDQADQNQLNIAPVVEKISLAVNDDPDENLRMKHSRKSSKLKEKERTERYECNLRTDSTLHFVPASTQSLAKDFCLQQLCKGTVLSEEKNRKENESKGQQSLSQMHQHNVLLGETRSTSAEIKSPVDICKMEGLEEKAEDQRAETLTLDSCPMCLIQFTGTLSQLDIDSHLAKCLSESADDVIW is encoded by the exons ATGTGGATGCTGATACTGAAGACTGTCAATCCAGATCTAAAACACACAAGCTGGGAAACAGTGCCCAGTTTACCAGAATTTTTTGGACAG AATTCTGAAAATGAGAAGAACCCACCAAAACCAGAAGTCTTTAAGGTTGGAATGAAAGATTTTCCATGGATACCTCTCCCATCTTTCTCCAAAGAAAAAGCTCTTAATAGAAGGGATCCAAGCTGCTTTCACATATCAAAAAGTCACACTGAGCATCTAATGGAAAGGGAGGACCAGGCAGACCAAAACCAGCTAAATATTGCTCCTGTAGTTGAGAAAATATCCCTTGCAGTTAATGATGATCCAGATGAGAACCTAAGAATGAAACACAGCAGAAAAAGttcaaaactgaaagaaaaagaaaggactgAAAGGTATGAATGTAATCTACGTACAGATTCAACACTGCATTTTGTACCAGCATCTACCCAAAGTCTTGCAAAAGATTTTTGCCTTCAACAGCTCTGTAAAGGGACTGTGCTGAGtgaagagaaaaacagaaaagaaaatgaaagcaaagGACAACAGTCACTTTCACAAATGCACCAACATAATGTTTTATTAGGTGAGACCAGATCTACATCTGCAGAAATAAAGTCTCCTGTTGACATCTGCAAAATGGAAGGTCTTGAGGAAAAGGCTGAGGATCAGAGAGCAGAAACTTTAACTCTTGACAGTTGTCCGATGTGTCTAATCCAGTTTACTGGAAC ATTGTCACAGTTGGATATTGATAGCCATCTTGCTAAATGTTTGTCTGAAAGTGCAGATGATGTGATCTGGTAA
- the FAAP20 gene encoding Fanconi anemia core complex-associated protein 20 isoform X1 — MSEEGGGKLRLKPRKAPPGRSREPSPGREPPARRQTLANRDSWFEQQGLSESENMWMLILKTVNPDLKHTSWETVPSLPEFFGQNSENEKNPPKPEVFKVGMKDFPWIPLPSFSKEKALNRRDPSCFHISKSHTEHLMEREDQADQNQLNIAPVVEKISLAVNDDPDENLRMKHSRKSSKLKEKERTERYECNLRTDSTLHFVPASTQSLAKDFCLQQLCKGTVLSEEKNRKENESKGQQSLSQMHQHNVLLGETRSTSAEIKSPVDICKMEGLEEKAEDQRAETLTLDSCPMCLIQFTGTLSQLDIDSHLAKCLSESADDVIW, encoded by the exons ATGTCCGAGGAGGGAGGCGGCAAACTGCGCCTCAAGCCCAGGAAGGCGCCACCGGGCCGCAGCCGGGAGCCCAGCCCGGGTCGGGAGCCCCCCGCGCGGCGCCA aacaTTGGCCAACAGAGACTCCTGGTTTGAACAACAAGGATTAAGTGAGTCTGAAAATATGTGGATGCTGATACTGAAGACTGTCAATCCAGATCTAAAACACACAAGCTGGGAAACAGTGCCCAGTTTACCAGAATTTTTTGGACAG AATTCTGAAAATGAGAAGAACCCACCAAAACCAGAAGTCTTTAAGGTTGGAATGAAAGATTTTCCATGGATACCTCTCCCATCTTTCTCCAAAGAAAAAGCTCTTAATAGAAGGGATCCAAGCTGCTTTCACATATCAAAAAGTCACACTGAGCATCTAATGGAAAGGGAGGACCAGGCAGACCAAAACCAGCTAAATATTGCTCCTGTAGTTGAGAAAATATCCCTTGCAGTTAATGATGATCCAGATGAGAACCTAAGAATGAAACACAGCAGAAAAAGttcaaaactgaaagaaaaagaaaggactgAAAGGTATGAATGTAATCTACGTACAGATTCAACACTGCATTTTGTACCAGCATCTACCCAAAGTCTTGCAAAAGATTTTTGCCTTCAACAGCTCTGTAAAGGGACTGTGCTGAGtgaagagaaaaacagaaaagaaaatgaaagcaaagGACAACAGTCACTTTCACAAATGCACCAACATAATGTTTTATTAGGTGAGACCAGATCTACATCTGCAGAAATAAAGTCTCCTGTTGACATCTGCAAAATGGAAGGTCTTGAGGAAAAGGCTGAGGATCAGAGAGCAGAAACTTTAACTCTTGACAGTTGTCCGATGTGTCTAATCCAGTTTACTGGAAC ATTGTCACAGTTGGATATTGATAGCCATCTTGCTAAATGTTTGTCTGAAAGTGCAGATGATGTGATCTGGTAA